The Thermocrinis ruber genomic sequence GGGAACTATTATAGTGGAGGGCGGAAGGTATAGGTTGGTACAGGAGGAGGTAGTGATAGGCACAGTTTTGGCAAATCCCAACGGCTTTGGCTTTCTTGAGGTGGGAGAAGGTAAAAAGGATATATACATACCACCCTTTGAGATGGAAAAGCTTTTACACGGAGACAGGATAAAGGCTAAGGTGGTGGAATTCAAAGGCAAAAAGGAAATAAGGGTGCTAAAGGTCCTAAAGAGGGGCACAAAGGAGCTGGTCTGTTCTGTAAAAAAAGAAAAGGGACAGTGTGTGGGAATTCCCTTGGACCAGAACGGCTTTCATAGGGTCTTTCTGCCAAAGGACACCTGCAAAGGGTTAAAGGAAGGCACCGTAGTATTGGCAGAAATTGTAAGGTACCCTTCCAAAGAAAGCCCAATGTTGGGCAAAGTTAAAAAGGTCCTTGGGCATCCGGCAGAAAAGAACCTTATTGTGGATATAATCATCCACAAGTATAAGCTACCTCTGGATTATGAACCGGAAGCCCTAAAAGAAGCCCAAAGCCTCTCCATAGATTGGGAGAAGGAGCTCAAGAGGAGGAGGGACCTGCGGGATCAGATATGCTTTACCATAGACCCACCTAGGGCGAGGGACTTTGACGATGCGGTTGCCATAGAAAAAACGCCCGAGGGGAACTACCGCCTTTGGGTGCATATAGCAGATGTGTCTTACTTTGTGAAGGAGGGTTCTGCCCTTGACAAAAGCGCCTTTGAGAGGGGCTTTACCTTTTATCTGCCCGACAGGGCAATTCACATGCTACCGGAGAGGCTCTCTGCGGACCTTTGCAGTCTAAAGCCCAATGAGGACAAGCTTGCCTTTACCTGTGAGATGGTCTTTAGCCCAAAGGGGGACCTGCTTTGGTATGACATCTACGAGAGCGTAATAAGGAGCAAGACAAGGCTAACGTATGATGAAGCCCTCCGACTTATCGTAGGAGACCCAGTCCTTGAGAAAAAGTATCAAGACCTTGTAGAACCACTTAGAATCATGGAGGACTTATACAGAATTCTCTCTTACAGAAGGTGGGAGAGGGGTAGCATAGACTTTGACCTACCAGAGGCAGAGCTGATCGTGGATGAGTATGGGGAACCTACCGCCATAGTACCCTATGAGCGCCACATAGCCCACCGAATTATAGAGCACTTTATGATCTCCGCCAACGAAACGGTGGCAAAGCATCTTACCAGCGTAGGATATCCCTGCCTTTACAGGATTCATGAAAAGCCAGACCCTAAAAAGGTGGAAAATCTACTGGAGATACTGGAGGGACTTGGCTACAAAGTTAAAAGGTTTTCCCTTGAGCCCAAGTTTTTCCAAAAAATCATAGAGGACTTTGAAGGTAGGGATGAAGAGCACTTGGTTAGATTTTTGACCTTGCGTAGTATGATGAAGGCAAGGTATTCTCCACACAATTTGGGACACTTCGGACTTGCCAGCGACGGATACACACACTTTACCTCCCCCATAAGAAGGTATGCGGACCTGGTGGTTCATAGGCTTTTGAAAAAAGCCCTCAGAGGAGAAAGCATAGACTACGAACAGACGGTTAGCTACTTGGAAATGGTGGGAGAGCACCTTTCCCTACAAGAGGAGTTGGCGGAGGATGTGGAAAGGGAAGCCATAGACCGGTTAAAAGTTAGGTTCATGAAGGCACACATAGGGGAGGAGTTTGAGGCCATAATAACGGGTGTGGTATCCTTTGGCTTTTTTGTGGAGCTTAAAGATTACTTGGTGGAGGGTTTAGTAAGCGTGTCCTCTTTGGAGGAGGATGAATACATATACGACGAAAAAGCCCACCGGCTTGTGGGCTACAGAACGGGTAAAATCTATCGTCTGGGGGACAAGGTTAGGGTAAAGTTAGTATCGGTGGATGAAGAGAGGGGTAGGCTAAGCTTTGTCTTGGCAGAGGCTCAAAAGCCCTCGTAAGCTTTTACGTAGAGCTCGTATATGTCTTCCACGGTGGGCTCCACCGGGTTTATGGGAAAGAGTCCTCTGGAGAGCATATAGGTATCTTCTGTTAGCCTCTCTAACTTTTCCTTTTCCACACCAAGCTCTTTGAGAGAAACCCTCAATCCCACCTTTTCCAAGAGCTCAACGACCGCATCCACAGCCTTTTCTGGCTTTGGTTCGTAGCCCATAATCTCTGCAAAGAGGGCGTACTTTTGTGGGTTCCCTTTGTAGTTGAAGGCGGTTATTGCCGGGGCAAGCGCTGCAAGTCCCTCCGCGTGGGCCACATTCGGATAGTGGGCGGAAACTGGGTGTTCCATGCCGTGTATTAGGGCTACCCTCTTTTTGTCTATGGCTATGCCCGCCAGCATGGACGCATAGCTCATCCACTCCCTTGCGGTTAAGTTCTCCGGCTCGTTAACCGCCACCGGTAGCCATTCTTTTATGATCCTTAGGGCCCTTATTGCCAAGTCATCTGCAAAGATGTTTTCCACCTTATTGGTAAGGGATTCAAGGGCATGGACAAAGGCATCCACTCCCGTGATGGCGGTTAGCCTTGGGCTCATGGAAAGGGTCAGGGTTGGGTCTATGATGGCAACCTTTGGATAGTTCAGGGAGTGGGAGATCACCAGCTTTTCCTTTCTCTTTGGGTTTGATATAACCGAGTATCTGTTTACCTCACTACCCGTGCCCGCGGTGGTTGGTATGCATATTACCGGTCTGTTGAGGTAGGGAATGAGCCTGGGACCTTCTGGATAATTCACATAATCCCATGCGTAGCCCTCGTTGGAAGAAACAATGGAAACCGCTTTGGCGGTGTCTAAGGCACTTCCGCCTCCCAAGCCCACTATGTAGTCTATTTTGTTTTCCACCACTATGGCGCTCGCTTCATTTACCATTTGATCGGTAGGGTTGGGCTCCACCCGGTCGTAAAGGATCACCTCCTCCGCACCCCATTTTTTAAGGGAACGAATAGCCCTATCTAAAGCTCCGTTTTCTTTGGTGCTGTTTTTACCTGTTATGATTATTGCCCTGTAGCCGTACCTTTTGGCAACCTCTCCTAAGGTGTATAGCCTTCCACTCCCAAAGAGAACCTCAACAGGGAGGTAAAAATCAAACTTCATGCTTCTGTGATATCTTCCCTCTGAATCTCCATCTCCTCCGGCAGTGTACCTTCAAAAATAAGTGGTGTATAGGTAGGCACTATACCTTCTTCCTCCGCTTTTTCTGCGCAGACCGCATGGTATCTAGTCCAAGGTATAGCTAACAGTCTCTCATACTCTATGTACTCTCCGCAATACTCGCATACACCGTAGGTGCCCGCTTGAAGCTTTTGTAGTGCATAGTCTATCTCCCTTATCACGAACATCTCCCTTGAGGAAAGGTTGTCAAGGACCTCTTGGGTGTAAGTCATCTGGCTTATGTCCTCTTGGTCCCCCGGTTCCCTTATCTGCTCTCCAATCTTACTCTGCGTGTCTTCAATTTTTCTGAACCTTTCCAAAAGCTTTGCCTTTTCTTCTTCAAGTCTTTCTTTCAAAACCTTTAACTGTTCTGGTGTTAGCATACCAAACCTCCTTGTTTTCTGATTATAAGGGATATAATATATATCTTCTCACTCTTTTGGAGGTGTAAAAATGAAGAAGGGTATTCATCCTGAGTTGAAGCCTACCACTTTTGTGTGCGGATGTGGGAACACCTTTACACTGCTTTCCACGAAAGGTGGCACTGTCTATCTTGAAGTATGCAATGCTTGCCATCCTTTCTACACAGGCAAGTTGAGGATAAAACCCTTCCTGCTGGAAGCCACAGGAAAGTCCGTCAATGCTTCATAAGGACTTAGAAGAAAGACTACGGGTATTACACCAAAAATACATTCAACTTCAGGCTAAGCTCTCAGACCCAGAGATCATAAAAGACATAGACCTTTACTCTAAGCTAAGCAAAGAATTCAAGGAGTTGGAACCTGCCTACGAGGCATACAACAGATACGTAAAGATAAAGAAGGATATTGAATTTGCTAAGGAGCTTTTGGAAAACAAGGAGTTTGAAGATTTAGCAAAGGAGGAGCTCAAAAGGTTAGAAAAAGAAAAGGAGGAGTTAGAAAAGGAGATAAAACGGCTGTTGGTTCCAAAGGATGAAAAGGACTCTAAAAATGTTATACTGGAGATCAGGGCGGGGGTTGGTGGCGAAGAGGCTGCACTCTTTGCTGCCGACTTACTGAACATGTATCAAAAGTACGCAGAGGAAAAAGGTTGGAAGTTTTCCATACTGAGCGCCCAAAAGACAGGGCTCGGAGGATACAAGGAGGTTATAGCCCTAATTGAAGGTAAGGATGCCTACTCAAAGCTAAAGTACGAAAGTGGGGTTCACAGGGTTCAAAGGGTGCCAAAAACAGAATCGGGAGGAAGAATACACACCTCCACCGCCACGGTGGCTGTTCTTCCTGAGGCAGACGAAACGGAGGTGCAAATAAACCCAGAGGACCTAAAGATAGAAACCTTTCGTGCCAGTGGTGCAGGCGGGCAGTATGTGAATACCACCGAAACTGCAGTCCGGATTACCCACATACCTACGGGGATAGTGGTAACTTGCCAAGACGAGCGTTCCCAATTTCAGAATAAACTAAAGGCCATGAAAATACTTTACGCAAGGTTAAAGGATTACTACGAGAGGCAAAAAGAAGAAAAGATCGCACAGGAGAGGAGGGAGCAGGTGGGAACTGGGGAAAGGAGCGAAAAGATCAGAACCTACAACTTCCCACAAAACAGGGTTACAGACCATCGCATCAACTATACCTCCCATCGCCTTCAGGACATCTTAGAAGGAAAGCTTGACGAGATCATCTCCGCCTTAGAGGAGCACGAAATAGAGGAGAGACTGCGCGCCTCACTGCAAGAGGTATAGTATGGACCTCCGAGAGATAGTAAAAAAACTTGACATAGTGGATGTAATCTCCTCTTACATAGACCTTGAGAGATGTGGTAGCAACTACAGGGCAAGGTGTCCCTTTCATCCAGACAACAATCCCTCTTTGTACGTATCTCCCTCAAAGGGTATATGGAAGTGCTTTGGTTGCGATGTGGGGGGCGATGCGGTAAAGTTTGTAGCACTCTACGAAAACCTGACCTATACGGAAGCCCTCTTAGAACTGGCAAAGAAGTACAAAATACCCGTCAAGCTGGAGCGCAAAAAAAAGGACGAAAACCTTTTGAACGCCATCAACCTGGTGGCGGAATACTACCACAGAAAGCTCAAAGAACATCCAAAGGTGATTGATTACCTCAAAGAGAGGGGTATATCAGAGAGGACTATAAAAAAGTTCAGGCTCGGATACTCGCCTTCCTCAGAGGAACTTTTGGACTTTTTGAGGGAAAACCAACTGTTATCCTTCTACGAGAAGACGGGCAACCTTTTAAAGATAGACGAAAAACATTACAAGGACCTCTTTGCGGGCAGGCTCATCATTCCCATAAGGGACCAAAGGGGAAACACCGTAGGCTTTGGTGGTAGAACTCTGACAGACGCGGGTCCCAAATACATAAACTCTCCCGAGACGGAGTTTTTCAAAAAAAGGGAAATTCTCTTTGGCTTTTATGAAGGGCTTGACTACATAAAGGAGAGGAAGAGGGCGATCCTTGTGGAGGGATACTTTGATGTGATGAGTATGCATCAGGAGGGCTTTCAGGAGACGGTGGCGGTGATGGGAACCTCCTTTGGACAAGAACACGCAAAGCTTCTGTCCGCCTATGTGCAGGAGGTGGTGCTACTGTTTGATGGAGACCAGGCGGGTAGGAGGGCAGTAAGGCAAACCGCACCCTACCTTTTAAGGGAAGGGCTAAAGGTAAAGGTCCTTTTGCTCCCAGAGGGAGAAGACCCAGACACCTACGTAAAAAAGTTTGCCAGTGAGCTAAGAAAATCCATAGAAAGCGCAGAGGAGATCTTTGATAGCCTTTTAAAGGAAAACAGCAAGCAGGCTTTAGAGGACTACCTTTATTTTTGTGCCTTTGTAAAGGACAAAGTCCGACAGATGGAACTTTTGAGTGCGCTCTCAAAGAAAACAAACCTACCAATGGCGGTTCTAAAGGAGAAGATAGGAGAGCATCTCTCCCGTCAGAAG encodes the following:
- the rpmE gene encoding 50S ribosomal protein L31 translates to MKKGIHPELKPTTFVCGCGNTFTLLSTKGGTVYLEVCNACHPFYTGKLRIKPFLLEATGKSVNAS
- the prfA gene encoding peptide chain release factor 1, which codes for MLHKDLEERLRVLHQKYIQLQAKLSDPEIIKDIDLYSKLSKEFKELEPAYEAYNRYVKIKKDIEFAKELLENKEFEDLAKEELKRLEKEKEELEKEIKRLLVPKDEKDSKNVILEIRAGVGGEEAALFAADLLNMYQKYAEEKGWKFSILSAQKTGLGGYKEVIALIEGKDAYSKLKYESGVHRVQRVPKTESGGRIHTSTATVAVLPEADETEVQINPEDLKIETFRASGAGGQYVNTTETAVRITHIPTGIVVTCQDERSQFQNKLKAMKILYARLKDYYERQKEEKIAQERREQVGTGERSEKIRTYNFPQNRVTDHRINYTSHRLQDILEGKLDEIISALEEHEIEERLRASLQEV
- a CDS encoding iron-containing alcohol dehydrogenase, which encodes MKFDFYLPVEVLFGSGRLYTLGEVAKRYGYRAIIITGKNSTKENGALDRAIRSLKKWGAEEVILYDRVEPNPTDQMVNEASAIVVENKIDYIVGLGGGSALDTAKAVSIVSSNEGYAWDYVNYPEGPRLIPYLNRPVICIPTTAGTGSEVNRYSVISNPKRKEKLVISHSLNYPKVAIIDPTLTLSMSPRLTAITGVDAFVHALESLTNKVENIFADDLAIRALRIIKEWLPVAVNEPENLTAREWMSYASMLAGIAIDKKRVALIHGMEHPVSAHYPNVAHAEGLAALAPAITAFNYKGNPQKYALFAEIMGYEPKPEKAVDAVVELLEKVGLRVSLKELGVEKEKLERLTEDTYMLSRGLFPINPVEPTVEDIYELYVKAYEGF
- the dnaG gene encoding DNA primase, which gives rise to MDLREIVKKLDIVDVISSYIDLERCGSNYRARCPFHPDNNPSLYVSPSKGIWKCFGCDVGGDAVKFVALYENLTYTEALLELAKKYKIPVKLERKKKDENLLNAINLVAEYYHRKLKEHPKVIDYLKERGISERTIKKFRLGYSPSSEELLDFLRENQLLSFYEKTGNLLKIDEKHYKDLFAGRLIIPIRDQRGNTVGFGGRTLTDAGPKYINSPETEFFKKREILFGFYEGLDYIKERKRAILVEGYFDVMSMHQEGFQETVAVMGTSFGQEHAKLLSAYVQEVVLLFDGDQAGRRAVRQTAPYLLREGLKVKVLLLPEGEDPDTYVKKFASELRKSIESAEEIFDSLLKENSKQALEDYLYFCAFVKDKVRQMELLSALSKKTNLPMAVLKEKIGEHLSRQKKLESSREGQKLSYHERVFLYGLYIGLGSDELLKKVNLSPYAMELAEAIIRGDYHLIPEEIKRQSFYDPQRAFEESLKKLTPDPSVEEDVSLEKIRSKKDPVRLRGIRNA
- a CDS encoding TraR/DksA family transcriptional regulator; translation: MLTPEQLKVLKERLEEEKAKLLERFRKIEDTQSKIGEQIREPGDQEDISQMTYTQEVLDNLSSREMFVIREIDYALQKLQAGTYGVCEYCGEYIEYERLLAIPWTRYHAVCAEKAEEEGIVPTYTPLIFEGTLPEEMEIQREDITEA
- the rnr gene encoding ribonuclease R, with product MAEYSLEEKDIIKALSKKPMHFNELAHLFSLDKKGRKALKKLLKKLKKEGTIIVEGGRYRLVQEEVVIGTVLANPNGFGFLEVGEGKKDIYIPPFEMEKLLHGDRIKAKVVEFKGKKEIRVLKVLKRGTKELVCSVKKEKGQCVGIPLDQNGFHRVFLPKDTCKGLKEGTVVLAEIVRYPSKESPMLGKVKKVLGHPAEKNLIVDIIIHKYKLPLDYEPEALKEAQSLSIDWEKELKRRRDLRDQICFTIDPPRARDFDDAVAIEKTPEGNYRLWVHIADVSYFVKEGSALDKSAFERGFTFYLPDRAIHMLPERLSADLCSLKPNEDKLAFTCEMVFSPKGDLLWYDIYESVIRSKTRLTYDEALRLIVGDPVLEKKYQDLVEPLRIMEDLYRILSYRRWERGSIDFDLPEAELIVDEYGEPTAIVPYERHIAHRIIEHFMISANETVAKHLTSVGYPCLYRIHEKPDPKKVENLLEILEGLGYKVKRFSLEPKFFQKIIEDFEGRDEEHLVRFLTLRSMMKARYSPHNLGHFGLASDGYTHFTSPIRRYADLVVHRLLKKALRGESIDYEQTVSYLEMVGEHLSLQEELAEDVEREAIDRLKVRFMKAHIGEEFEAIITGVVSFGFFVELKDYLVEGLVSVSSLEEDEYIYDEKAHRLVGYRTGKIYRLGDKVRVKLVSVDEERGRLSFVLAEAQKPS